Part of the Bacteroidales bacterium genome, TTAATATACTCAAAAACAGTATATTAACGTAACAATCCTGCTGCTTTTTTCTTTCTATATCTTGTTAGTTTTCAACATCTAAGAGAACTGCGAAACTTTAATTAATTAAAAAAAAGCGAAGAAAATGTCCCGGAAAGTTGCACTTATCTGCTTGCTGTTTTTTACAGGCTTTTGTTTAAATGCCCAATCCACCCTGGAAGATCGCATACCTGTCAGGGGCTTTAGTATTGCCGCTCCGTCTCCGGGGGCCGTGGACCGGTTTGAGGCCTTCATTGAGGAGGAGCTGGCCGCCAGGGACATCAATGTGCTGATTCTCCGGGTCGATTATAACTTCCAGTACAAGTCGCATCCGGAATTACAGGATTCAGAAGCACTTTCCGAAAAGGATGTGAAAAAACTGGTAGAGGTGTGCAAGGATCTAGGAATCCGTATCGTCCCGCAGATCAACCTGCTTGGTCATCAGTCCTGGGCGGAAGGGATCGGGAACCTTTTAAAGGCATATCCTGAATTTGATGAAACCCCTTCCATACAGATGCCGGAGAAATACGAATGGCCCAATGAAGATGGCCTTTATTGTAAAAGCTATTGCCCCTTACACCCGGGAGTTCATAAAATAGTCTTTGAGTTGGTGGATGAATTAATGGATGTGTTTGAAGCTGTCGATTTTCATGCGGGTCTCGACGAAGTATTTTACATTGGGCAAGAGGAGTGTCCCCGTTGTTCCGGTCATGATCCGGCCGGGTTATTTGCCGGCGAAGTGTGGCAGATCAGAAACCACCTGGCTGAAAAAGGAAGGAGACTCTGGATATGGGGAGATCGCCTGCTGGATGGAAAAGCGACCGGACTGGGAATGTGGGAGGCCAGTATGAACAACACCCACCGGGCCATTGATATGATACCCAAAGATGTTTTTATCTGCGACTGGCATTATGAACGACCCGATAAAACCTCTGTCTATTTTGCCATGAAAGGTTTTGATGTGGCCACCTGTCCATGGCGGAAACCTGAAGTGGCCCGCATACAGGTTCAGGACATGATTGCATTTAGAAGTGGCTCCACGCCTGCCATGAAAGAAAAATTCCAGGGAATCATACTGACCAGCTGGTCCAGTGCCGAAAATTTCATGAAGAACTACTATGACGATTCCGGGGAGGATGGAGTCAAAGAGATGCTTTCCATTTTTGAACTGTAGCACGGGTAAAACTGAAATCCGAATTACTATGAGAATCCTTGTTGCTTTAAGATCGTTTTTTGCCTCGAGCAGGCAGGTGAATAAACCGGTGGATGTTCCATCCCATGAAACCATGGAGAAACCTGTGGAGATGCTCCGTGGACTGCCCTGGTTAGCAAAGCTGAACGAAGAGGTGTTCCAGCGGGTAGTGGATGGATTTGAAACACGCCGGTTCCCTGAAGGTGCGGTCCTGCTGAAAGAAGAAGATCCTGATAACGGCATGTTTGTGATTGTGGAGGGTAAAGTAAAAATAGAGATCAGGGGAATCCAGATGGACGTGGTTGGAGCGGGTAGCTTGATTGGGGAAATGGCAGTCCTGACCGGCTATCCCCGGAGCGCATCTATAATTACCGTCTCGCCGGTAACTGTCGTTTGGCTGGAGCCGGGCACCTTAAAATCAATCATGAAGAAATCCACGGAATTAGAAAACGGACTTTGGGAATTTGCCAGTATGCGTTTTGCCATGAACCTGCTGGGGAAGAAGGAACCATATAACCAGTGGGAGCAGAATATATTCATACAGTGGCTGGCGGCCGGGGAAATTAAATTACCCAACGAAAATGGAATCATCGACCTGAAAGGCAAAGTAGGAGTCCTGGTTACCGGTACTGCTGCAAGCCATGATGGAAGCACCGTAGTAAAAGCTCCGGCATCGCTTACCGGTACAGACTATGTTTTTAGCCAGGAGGCACGGGTATACCTGCGAGATAAATAAACCTTAAGCTCCCTGCGGATATTAGCAGGAGGAGTGATCTGGGAAATGTTTTTATATTTGCCATCGATCAAATCTGAGCTCATATGTGGAAAACTGTTCTTGCGCTGCTGGTGACCATCATTGTGATCCCTGTCCTGGCTTTCACCATGGATGAACCTGTCACTGCCTTTCAGAATGAGATGCTGACAAAACTGTTCCTGGTCTATCTGGCTGCTGCACTGCTCACTTTTGTGCTGAGCTCAATAACCAACAACTACAGTCAGGTGGATAAGCTGTGGAGCCTGATCCCCATGGTATATGTCTGGATGGTGGCCGTTCATTCAGCATTTGAACCCCGTTTGGTTTTAATGGCAATGCTGGTAAGCGCCTGGGGCCTGAGGCTGACCTACAATTTCTCCCGGAGGGGGGGATATTCCTGGAGATTCTGGACCGGAGAAGAGGACTATCGCTGGGCCGTGCTTCAGGCCAAACCTGAATTTAAGGCAAGGTGGAGGTGGATTCTTTTTAATCTGCTCTTCATTTCCCTGTATCAGATGGGTTTGATACTGCTTTTTACCCTTCCTGCCGTCAGAAGCCTGGATGGCTTGCCTCTGGGATGGCCAGATTATCTGATAGCTGCTCTCTTGCTTTTTTTCATAGTGATCGAAACTATCTCCGATCAGCAACAATGGAATTATCATAAGGAAAAGAGAAAAGCGCTGGCAGCAGGAGGTCATATTCCGGAGATTTACAAGAAGGGTTTTGTGCATAAGGGATTGTGGGGAATGGTTCGTCATCCCAATTATGCAGCCGAACAGGCCATCTGGATTGTATTTTATTTCTTTAGCGTGCTTGCCACCGGAAACTGGCTCAACTGGTCGGTGATGGGGGCCATTCTGCTGGTGCTTCTATTCTGGGGGAGCAGTAATTTCAGCGAATCCATCACCAAAGAAAAATATCCCGACTATGCCGGTTATCTGAAGAAAGTTCCACGCTTTTTACCCTTCAGCAAGAAAGGGAAACACAGGTAAGGATTTATCTTTGAATCAAACATATCTCCACCCGGGTTCCCTGACCTGGTTCAGAGTCTATCCGGATGCTTCCCCCGTGTAAGCTGATAATCTGTCTGCATAAGCTCAACCCGATACCGGAGCCCTCTTCCCTGGTGGTAAAAAAGGGAATAAACACCTGCTCCAGTTTATCCCCGGAAATCCCTTCTCCATTGTCGCGGACCGAGAGACATATGTGGTCAGCAGAATCGTGGTAACATGCCAGTTCAATTACCGGGTCTTCCTGATCGCGGAGAGCCTCCAGGGCATTTTTTACCAGATTGATCATGACCTGTTCCAGCATTTGCCGGTCAGCTTCAATTTCAATCCTGCATGGCCCGGCCCAATAAATCCGGGTTCCCTTATTCTTAAGATCCTCCCTGAAAAGCTGTTCAATTTTGTCAAACAGCTTATTGACCGAAATGCGCTCCGGGGTCATCGGGGGAAGACTGGTCAGCTTCTTATATCTTTCAATGAATTTTACCAGTCCCTTGGAACGTTCTTCAATAATAGAGGCACTTTGAAGAGCGTCCTGGAGAACCTCTCCGCTTATTTGGGCCGGAGACGAAAGCTCTTCCCTATTGCCAAGTTTCCTCCGGATGGCCGTGGAAAGGGTAATTATAGGCGTTATGGAGTTCATGATTTCAATCTTTCCGGAATCGTCAAAGCAGAGAATGCCGGTGGAGACATTATCCAGAATGGCCGCCAGATAATGTGCCTGAACCTCCAGGTCGATACGGGCTTCCTTTAACTCTCCAATCAGGCTCTCCATGCTTTCCTTAAGTCCTTTAAAATGCCTTTTCACAAAAGCCAGGGAATAATGGAGCGAGGGATCGCTCTCCTGCATATAGGAAAGAAAATTCCCCAGTATGCGGTTTGTCCGGTTTACATAATATATCATCCGGAAAGTCAGCAGAAGGGCAAATACGGCCATACCCACGGCACTGTTGGGCTGCTGTCTGACCTGCAGGAAATAGAAACAAAGAAATGCGGAGAAAAAGATCAGCAGGCAGTGGGCAACAACAGACAAATAAAAGCGGTTAGATCCCATATTTCTTCAATTTGGTGTACAGGGTGGTCCGGGAAATATCGAGCATCTGAGCTGCCTTTGTATGATTTTCCCTGCATTTATCCATGACCCGGACGATCGTCAGGCGTTCAACATCATCCAGTCTGAAAGAGGGATGGACCTCAGCTTCATGACGATCAAGGAGACGGAGGTCCCCGGGACCCAGCCGGGTACTCTCGGAGAGAATGACAGCACGCTCCATGGTATGTTTCAGCTCTCTCACATTCCCCGGCCAGCCATATTCCTTTAGTTTCCGGACGGCACTCTCCATCAGCTTCAGTCCGGGCTTGTTGTATTTACGGGGATACTGTTCCAGAAATAATTCTCCAAGTACCAGGATGTCATCGCCCCGTTCTCTGAGAGGTGGAACTTCGAGGGCCACGGTATTCAACCGGTAATAGAGATCTTCGCGAAAGGAGCCTTCAGCAATCATCTTTTTCAGGGACCGGTTGGTGGCGGCGATAAGGCGGATGTCAATGGGAACGGGGGTAAAATCACCTACCCGGATCAGTTCCCGGTTCTGGATTACCTGTAGCAGTTTGGCCTGGATCGGCAGCGGAATGTTCCCGATCTCATCCAGGAACAGAGTACCTTCGTGCGCGTTCTCAAAGCGGCCCGCCCGGTCTTCACGGGCATCCGTAAAGGCCCCCTTAACATGCCCGAACATTTCGCTTTCAAACAGGGATTCGTTCAGGGAGGCCACATCCACTCCCACAAATATCTGAGCGGCACGTTTCGAATGTCTGTGAATTTCCCTGGCGATTACTTCTTTCCCCGTACCATTTTCTCCCAGGATCAACACATTTGCATCTGTCGCAGCAACCCGCTTAGCGGTTTTTATCAACTCTTGCATGGCCGGAGAGCTTCCGTGAAACATCCGGTGCTCCCGATCCAGGTCTTCCGACAGCTGTTTTTGCCGGTTTTTGATTTTTTTAAGCTCCTGGTGGGACCTTCTCAGGCGCCAGGCATTCTTCAGGGTAATGATAAGCTTTTCCGGATCCCTGGGTTTGACAATAAAATCGGTGGCCCCCTCCCTGATCGCTTTTACCGCAAGTTCTATATCCCCGTAGGCCGTTATCATAATGACTGGCAGCAGGGGGTCTGTGTTCATTATTTCATGAAGCCAGTAAATTCCTTCGTTTCCGGAGGTTTAGCCCATGGCAAAATTCATGTCCAGCAAAACGATATTATATCTGTTTCGCCAGAGCATCTCCGGAATGCGGGATGGTTTGGGAATAAGATCCACGAACTCGAATTCATCCTTCAATAATAGGCGGAGCGATTCCAGAATCTGGACATTATCGTCGATAATAAGAATGCGTGCAGGACTCATTCCTGGATATTTACCCGTAATTTAAGGGTATTCGTCCGAAATGTTGGCACCTGCTGTTCAGTTTCTGAACAGTCATTTTTATTGTTGGAACCGAAACAAATTCTTAATAATCATATAATCAGGCTTATAGGACTGAATTTCATATTTTGGCATCCATTTGGCATTGGGACCTGTAACCATAGAAATTCAAGTATGATACGCAGCTATTTTAAACACGCCTTCCGGAACCTCCTGAAGCAACGGGGGCGAACCCTGATCAATGTTTTCGGACTCTCATTCAGCATAGCCATCGTGATTATCATCTTTCTTTATGTGAGCGGAGAAGTGACTTACAACAATTTTCACAGGCAGGCCGATCGAATCTACCGTGTCTACAGCTCTATGCAGTCGGTGGAAGGAGAAACCTGGTATTCTTCTTATCAGCCAGCTGAATTTTCCGGAGCCTTGCAGGAAAGTGTCCCGGGAGTGGAATCCACGTGCCGGCTGAAATCCACCCCGGTTTTTATTGGTCTGGAAGAAGAGGTCTTCCAGGAGCATGTGGGCTTTGTGGATTCCACCTTTTTTCAAATATTCAGCTATGATTTTCTGGCTGGCGACGGAGAAACGCCTCTTCATATGATTAAGAGTGTCGTGCTTACCGAAAGTGTGGCCCGTAAAATTTTCCGCGACAGCCTGGTTCACCTGGATGATCTCATTGGCCGGACCGTGAATTTTCCGGAACGTCCCCCCTTTAATATCTATACAGTTACTGCCATTATTGCGGATCCGCCAAAAAATACTTCCTTTCGGTGGAGTGTGCTGGTCCCCTATGTAAATGCCCGGATCTATCCCCGGAGCAATGACTGGGGAGGGGATACCTATACCTATGTGATGCTGGATGAAACCAACAACCTGAGTCAGCTGGAGTCTGCTTCCGCTGCCCTGGTGGAGCAGATTCACGGGGAAAACATCAACGAGGCTGTTAAGGAGGGCTTTTTGAGAGAGGGTGAATATAACTTCACTTTTCATTATATGCCTTTCCGGGACTTTTACCTGGAGTCAGATTTTATGTGGGAATTTTATGAGATCCGGGGGAATAAGAAAGCCCTGTATATTTTATCCAGTATCGCCGTTCTGATCCTCTTGATTGCCTGCTTCAATTATGTCATGATTTCCATTGGGACCGCCATGAACCGCATTGGTGATTTCGGTCTGATGAATGTGGTGGGCGCCCAACGATGGCAGGTACTCTTCCAGTTTGTGGTGGAATCATTTGTCCTGACCCTGATTTCTCTTCTCCTGGGTATTATACTGGCAGAACAGCTTTTGCCTCTGTTCAATCATCTTGCGGAGGAAGATCTGCTTTTCTCCCTTTATTCCAGGGGAGGGAATTTTTTATTCCTCCTGATCATACTTCTGTTTATTGTCGTCAGCACCAGCACTTATATCGGGATCTACCTGCTTCACAGGGCACAACCTTTGCTCCTGCTCCGAAGAGACATGCTGTCGGTTCGCCGCAATGGAGTGGCCCGGATTTCGGTGGTGCTGCAGTTTCTTATTGCGATTATCCTGCTGATATCCGGGGGGTGATCCTGAAGCAGCTGCATTACCTGTTGAACCGTGATGTGGGGTTTTCCAAAGAGAATACAGCCGTGATCCACGTGGATTTTGAAATGCAGAAAATCCAGACTTTGAAGGAAAGAATCCTGGAATCACCGCATGTCCGGTCGGTGACCATGAGCGATCGGAATTTCGACAGCGGGAGCTCTTCCCAGAGCGTGCATAATCCGAGCGGAGAAAGCGTTAGCATTCGCTTTCTGAGAGTCGATGAGGATTATTTGCAAACCCTTCATCTGGAATTGATCGAGGGCAGGGATTTTTTTCGCAATGAAGGCGGGGACAGCATTCCCAAAGTGATCGTCAATGAGACCCTGGTCCGGCAGATGGAGATTGAAGACCCGGTTGGAGAACGGCTAATTCTGGGTTCCGATGGTTTTGCCGTCGATATCATCGGGGTAATTCGTGATTTTCACTTCGATTCCATGCATGATGAAGTGCGGCCCCTGATGCTGCACACCTTTGATTACAATTCCATCTGGTTTCTCTTTGTTAAGGCCCGGGAAGGCCAGATGGCAGCGGCACTGGAACATTGTGAAAAGGTATGGAGGGAGGTGGTGCCGGAGTTCTCCAGGGATTACACCTTTATGACTGAAATCCTGGAGGGACAGTACAAGGATGAAAGCCGGTGGAGCCGGATTATTGCTCATGCCTCGGGAATTGCCATTCTGCTTTTCTGTCTGGGTTTGATGGGTATCAGCGGACTGCTGGTGGCCCGCCGCTTTAAGGAGGTGGGAATCCGTAAGGCCCACGGGGCCAGTATTTGGAAAATCATCGTCCTGCTAAACGGGGAACTTTTAAAATGGGTCTTGCTGGCTTATGTGATTGCCTGCCCGGTGGCCTGGTACATTGCGCAGCGCTGGATGCAGAATTTTGCTTACCGCACAGGGATCTCCTGGTGGATTTTTGCACTTGCCGGACTGTCGGCCCTGCTGATTTCCGTGCTGACCATTACCCTTCAGATCTACCGGGTGGCCCGGCAGAATCCGGTCAATGCCCTGCGATATGAATAATCTGGAATTTGGTTCGTCCTGCGGCAGGGGCAGTGCTGTTTTGAATCTGCTTTGAGCTGATCCCAAGCTGAATTTAGCTATCTTTGGAGTTCAGTAGTTCTGAACTCTAATTAAAGCCCTGGCATGCTTAACCGAATCATCAACTTAAGCATTAAGAATAAACTGATCATACTTTTGCTGACGCTTTTTATGGCTGGCTTTGGTGTGTATTCCATTTTTCAGATACCTCTTGGTGCAGTTCCCGATATTACCAACAATCAGGTACAGGTCATCACCACCTCCACCAATCTTTCCACCCAGGATGTGGAACAATTCATCACATACCCGGTGGAGCTGGAAATGTCCAATCTTCCCGGAGTAGAAGAGATCAGGTCCATCTCTAAATTTGGCCTCTCGGTGGTTACCATCGTGTTTGAGGATAAGCTGGGGACCTACCTGCCCAGGCAACTCATTGCCGAGAAAATTAAAGCTGCCGCAGCCAATATCCCTGAGGGATTCGGAACCCCGGAGATGGGTCCCATCACTACCGGGCTGGGAGAGATTTACCAGTACATTTTGGATACCAAACCTGGTTACAAGGATAAATATTCCATCATGGAGCTTCGTACCATTCAGGATTGGGTGGTAAGAAGGCAACTTTCAGGAATTCTCGGAGTGGTGGAGGTGAATACCTGGGGTGGATTCCTGAAGCAGTATGAAGTGGCCGTGAATCCTGAAAGGATCAAAGGCCTGGGAATTTCTCTGCTTCAGGTTTTTGAGGCCATCGATAAAAATAACAGTGTAGCCGGTGGGGCATACATAGAAAAGCAGAACCAGAGTTTTTTTATCAGGGGTGATGGACTGGTTTCCTCCCTGGAGGATCTGGAAGAAATAGTGGTTTCCAACCAGGAAGGGATTCCAATTCTTATCAAGGATATTGCCACGGTGCGGTTTGGAAGTGCCAACCGCTTTGGTGCCATTACAGCCAATGGCGGGGGAGAGAAGGTGTTGGGTCAGATCATGATGCTCAAAGATGCCAATTCCAACAAGGTGATTGATGCTGTTAAGGAGCGGGTGGCGGAGGTTCAGGAGACACTTCCCGAGGGGATTTTTATCAATCCTATCGTGGAACGGAGTGAATTGATCGCTAAGACCTCCCTGACTGTCTTTGAAAACCTTTTGTTTGGCTGCCTGATTGTCTTTTTTATTGTGGTGCTGCTGCTGGGTAATTTACGTTCAGGTCTTGTCATAGCCTCTATCATTCCGCTTTCGCTCTTATTTACTATTTCGATGATGTATATTTTTGGAATCGATGCCAACCTGATGAGCCTGGGGGCGCTCGATTTTGGGATCATCATTGATGGAGCTGTCATCATTGTGGAATTTATTGCCATACGTCTGACTCTGAATCGCGATAAACTGGAGGGAACAGATCCGGAGGAGAAGCAATCCCTGATGGACCGGATTACCCACGATGGGGCCTCCAAGATGATGAATTCCGCCATTTTCGGGCAGCTGATTATTCTGATTGTCTTTATACCCGTGCTTTCGCTGAGCGGGGTGGAGGGGAAGATGTTTCGTCCTATGGCACTCTCCTTCAGTTTTGCATTGCTGGGGGCCATGTTCTTTGGCCTGACTTGGTTGCCGGTGGCCTCGGCGCTTTTTCTGCGTCCTGAAAAGAAGAAACAATTTGCCCTCACCCGTTTTATCATGAAACTTTTTTATCGTTCCTACGAGCCGGTTATTCGCTGGTCCTACGATCATAAGGGGGTCATTTTCGGACTCGCCATTGCGTCCCTGATCTTTACCGGAGTCATATTTTCCAGAATGGGTGGCGAATTTGTACCCACCCTGGATGAAGGCGATTTTGTGATACAGCCGGTGCTAAAAACCGGCACCTCTCTGTCAAAAACGGTAGAACTGACTACCCGGATGGAAAATATACTGATCGACAATTTTCCTGAAGTCGATCAGATTGTCTGCCGGATCGGGGCGGCAGAAGTGCCCACGGATCCCATGTCCATGGAGGAAATAGATATGATCATCAAGCTAAATCCGAAAAAAACCTGGGTTACAGCTGAGAGCAAGGAGGAACTGGCCGACCGTTTTAAGGAAGCGCTAAGCATCATACCGGGTATCGATTATGAGTTTACCCAGCCCATAGAAATGCGTTTTAATGAATTGATCACCGGTGTGCGTGCCGATCTGGCTATTAAGATTTTCGGAGAGGACCTGGATATCCTGGCGGAAAAGGCCCAGGAGGTTAAGGCTTTGATCGATGAGGTACCCGGGGCGGTAGATATTATTATTGAAAAGACTGCCGGGCTGCCTCAGATGAGTGTGAAATACAGACGCAACAGAGTGGCATATTATGGTCTTTCTATAGAAGAACTGAATCGTTATCTCAACATGGCCTTTGGAGGTGCCACCGCAGGAAACGTGTTTGAAGGGGAGAGGCGCTTTGACCTGGTGGTCCGGCTATTGCCCGAATTTCGTGAGGACATTGAGCATATCAGGAACCTTCCGGTTCAGATCCCCAATGGAAAGCAGGTCCCCCTTAGTGAGCTTGCGGAGATTAAGTATGCTACCGGGCCCGCCAAAATTTCCAGGGACGATACCCATCGCCGGGTGGTTGTGAGCGTCAATGTGCGCAACCGGGATCTGGAATCGGTGGTTACAGATATCGAAGCCATACTGTCCCGGCAGCTGGAATTACCGTCCGGGTATTCGGTGGATTATGGAGGGCAATTCGAAAATCTTAGAAACGCAAGTCAAAGACTAAAAGTGGCGGTGCCGATCGCCCTGCTTCTAATCTTTATTTTTCTTCATTTTGCCTTCAGTTCCTTTAAGGAGGCAGCCTTGATTTTTACGGCGGTCCCCCTTTCCATTGTGGGAGGTGTTTTTCTGCTCTGGATCAGGGGCATGCCTTTCAGTATTTCGGCGGGTATAGGATTCATCGCCCTGTTTGGTGTTGCCGTGTTGAATGGAATTGTATTGATTGAGCATCTGAAAGATCTGAAAAAGCAAGGGATTACCAATATGCGCGAGAGGGTTCTGAAAGGAACCAGTGAGCGGCTACGGCCGGTTTTGTTAACGGCCGGTGCAGCTGCATTGGGATTTCTGCCCATGGCTATCTCAAATTCAGCCGGGGCAGAGGTTCAGCGTCCGCTGGCCACCGTGGTTATTGGCGGACTGGTCACCTCCACGCTGCTTACCATGCTGGCACTGCCTCTGCTGTATGCGGTGGTTGATGATATCACAGGAATTCGATTATGGCCTCCGCGTTTTAAGAGACAGAAGATAGTACCGCTTTTGCTTCTCCTGCTGATCCCTGCAATGGCTGTCTCACAGTCTTCTGATTCCACGGGAGTTGAAGCGGAGGGGCTCTCTCTGGATGAAGTTCTTGAGATCGCATACCAGAAAAACAGTGAACTAGAAGCTTATCGATTGATGGCGGAAGAGAGTGGTGCACTTATTCGCACTGCCTATTCCATAGATAAGACCTCCCTCTATTACAGCTATGACGAGAATAATATTGCATCCAATGACTATCCCATTGGGGTCTTTGGAGGGGAGCAACGTTTTGATTTTCCCTCGGTCTATCCTGCCCGGAAAAGGGCCAACACCTTTGCATATAACATGGCTGTAAATCGCCTGGAGGTAAAACAGAGAGAGCTTACACGGGAAGTATCGAAAGCTTATTATCGTTTATTGTACCTGAAAAACAGCCTGAGGCTTTATGAGAAAGTCGATAGCATCTACAGCCGGTTTACACGGGCATCGGAGACCAATTACAATCAGGGGGCTATCACTTACCTGGAGTTGCTCAATGCCCAATCGAAACATCAGGAGATATTTCTGATCCAGAGCCAGATGCAGCATGATATGGATATAGCCTTTGAACATCTTTCGACTTTGATGCATGTCGACTCTGTATTCCATATCTCAGAAAGGCCTTTGGAATTATTACTGGTTGAGGCAGATAGTGTCTGGTCGGATCCCGGATTCCACTATTTTCAGAATGCTGCATTAAAACAGGGTGCAGACTTAAAGGTCGAGAAAAATCTCATGCTGCCTGATCTGACACTGGGATATTTTAATGGCACCAACAGATATGAAGGAGCCCGTCATTACCAGGGTTTTGAACTGGGTGTAGGGGTGCCGCTCTTCTTTGGCGAGCAGCGGGCCAGGGTTAAAGCCTTACAGTTCTCCATGCAGGCCACAGAGAATCTTCAGAGCTACTATATCCGGACTTATGAGAACAGAGTGTCTGAATTGAGGAATGGTTTAGCGAAATATCAGGAAGCCATAAGCTATTATGAGCGCATCGGAAAGCAACTGGCTAAGGAACTGATACGGTCATCACAGATGAGCTATTCAGCTGGTGAGATTGATTTTTTTCGCCTGGCTCAAAGCCTGGACCGGGCCATAGAGCTGGAAATGAGCTATCTGGATAATCTGAACTCTTACAATCAACTGGTGCTGGAAATTAACTATTTAACACTTGAGAATTAACGGAATGCTTATGAAATATTCTTTGCTTATTATATCGATACCGTTATGGCTCCTTAGTTTCTCCTGTCATCGTAGTCCGGGGGATGAGAGCACTTCTTCCCCGGGTGCTGTATTAAATAACAGCGATGAAACGGGAAAGATAAGCATCTCCAGGGAGCAGTTTGAGTCCATGAACATGAAGGTGGGTGATCCTGTACCCACAATGTTCAGTAACAGGCTCAGTGCCAATGGGTACGTGGAGGCCTCACCCACCGGAAGAGCAAAAATTGGAACCTTTATGTCCGGGCGGGTCAAGCAGATCAATTTCTCCACGGGGGATTTTGTTAAAAGCGGGGAAACATTATTTACACTGGAGAGCTATGAGCTCATTCTTCTGCAACAAAGCTTTGCGGAGGCATTTCAGCGCCTGAAATTGTTGCAGGCGGATTATGAGCGCCTGCAGGTTCTCTGGGATGAAAAGATTGCGGCACAGAAGGATTTTCTGAAAGCTGAAAGTGAATACAAAAGCTTACAGGCTGAAGTGGAAGGCCTTAAGGCACAGCTAAGAATGATTCATATTGATCCTGAGGTGATTACCAAAGGAATTATGATCCCTTATCTGTCGGTGAAATCTCCCATTTCCGGAACCGTTATCCGCCAGAAACTGGTGTTGGGGCAGCACATTGAGCCCCTTGAAACTGCCATGGAAGTGGTCAATGTAAAAGAACTGCGCTTAAGGTTGGAGTTGTTCGAAAAATCCATTCCTGATTTGGAAGTTGGTCAGCAGGTTGAGTTTTCCCTTCCCGACCGGCCGGATCAGCTATACCGGGCCACCCTGAGCCACATTGGAAAATCTGTTTCCTCAGAAACCAG contains:
- a CDS encoding CusA/CzcA family heavy metal efflux RND transporter — protein: MLNRIINLSIKNKLIILLLTLFMAGFGVYSIFQIPLGAVPDITNNQVQVITTSTNLSTQDVEQFITYPVELEMSNLPGVEEIRSISKFGLSVVTIVFEDKLGTYLPRQLIAEKIKAAAANIPEGFGTPEMGPITTGLGEIYQYILDTKPGYKDKYSIMELRTIQDWVVRRQLSGILGVVEVNTWGGFLKQYEVAVNPERIKGLGISLLQVFEAIDKNNSVAGGAYIEKQNQSFFIRGDGLVSSLEDLEEIVVSNQEGIPILIKDIATVRFGSANRFGAITANGGGEKVLGQIMMLKDANSNKVIDAVKERVAEVQETLPEGIFINPIVERSELIAKTSLTVFENLLFGCLIVFFIVVLLLGNLRSGLVIASIIPLSLLFTISMMYIFGIDANLMSLGALDFGIIIDGAVIIVEFIAIRLTLNRDKLEGTDPEEKQSLMDRITHDGASKMMNSAIFGQLIILIVFIPVLSLSGVEGKMFRPMALSFSFALLGAMFFGLTWLPVASALFLRPEKKKQFALTRFIMKLFYRSYEPVIRWSYDHKGVIFGLAIASLIFTGVIFSRMGGEFVPTLDEGDFVIQPVLKTGTSLSKTVELTTRMENILIDNFPEVDQIVCRIGAAEVPTDPMSMEEIDMIIKLNPKKTWVTAESKEELADRFKEALSIIPGIDYEFTQPIEMRFNELITGVRADLAIKIFGEDLDILAEKAQEVKALIDEVPGAVDIIIEKTAGLPQMSVKYRRNRVAYYGLSIEELNRYLNMAFGGATAGNVFEGERRFDLVVRLLPEFREDIEHIRNLPVQIPNGKQVPLSELAEIKYATGPAKISRDDTHRRVVVSVNVRNRDLESVVTDIEAILSRQLELPSGYSVDYGGQFENLRNASQRLKVAVPIALLLIFIFLHFAFSSFKEAALIFTAVPLSIVGGVFLLWIRGMPFSISAGIGFIALFGVAVLNGIVLIEHLKDLKKQGITNMRERVLKGTSERLRPVLLTAGAAALGFLPMAISNSAGAEVQRPLATVVIGGLVTSTLLTMLALPLLYAVVDDITGIRLWPPRFKRQKIVPLLLLLLIPAMAVSQSSDSTGVEAEGLSLDEVLEIAYQKNSELEAYRLMAEESGALIRTAYSIDKTSLYYSYDENNIASNDYPIGVFGGEQRFDFPSVYPARKRANTFAYNMAVNRLEVKQRELTREVSKAYYRLLYLKNSLRLYEKVDSIYSRFTRASETNYNQGAITYLELLNAQSKHQEIFLIQSQMQHDMDIAFEHLSTLMHVDSVFHISERPLELLLVEADSVWSDPGFHYFQNAALKQGADLKVEKNLMLPDLTLGYFNGTNRYEGARHYQGFELGVGVPLFFGEQRARVKALQFSMQATENLQSYYIRTYENRVSELRNGLAKYQEAISYYERIGKQLAKELIRSSQMSYSAGEIDFFRLAQSLDRAIELEMSYLDNLNSYNQLVLEINYLTLEN
- a CDS encoding efflux RND transporter periplasmic adaptor subunit, with protein sequence MKYSLLIISIPLWLLSFSCHRSPGDESTSSPGAVLNNSDETGKISISREQFESMNMKVGDPVPTMFSNRLSANGYVEASPTGRAKIGTFMSGRVKQINFSTGDFVKSGETLFTLESYELILLQQSFAEAFQRLKLLQADYERLQVLWDEKIAAQKDFLKAESEYKSLQAEVEGLKAQLRMIHIDPEVITKGIMIPYLSVKSPISGTVIRQKLVLGQHIEPLETAMEVVNVKELRLRLELFEKSIPDLEVGQQVEFSLPDRPDQLYRATLSHIGKSVSSETRTVECYARIAEKDKMAFVNNMFVESTIITCEREALAIPEEALIREPERDFVLILTDETADQMTFRKIPVRTGTTRQGHTEILEEDITSVLMEGAYNLWTDE